The following proteins come from a genomic window of Fibrobacter sp. UWR3:
- a CDS encoding ATP-binding protein: MKLYTAQELYKLLSESDECVWIEAKGASDSAQSLMESVCSFSNEPGLGGGYILLGIGEDTKVLDNRFWIEGVENPDKAQLDISTRCASMFNLSVRPRIDVEKLDGKNVLKIFVPELPSQQKPLYFKSVGLPQGAWRRIGSSDQRCTEEDLYAFYQDNTSFDSSVVKNTSFDDVDLDAVKYYRRCRKEVNPKAEELNYSDRELLESLECLTQDGNLTFAGAMLFGTKRVIRRFYPLMRTDYIRVRGNEWVENVDERFSAIEFMGPLMLQIDRMIDAVLSDLPQNFSLKEGQIHATTKPDLPERVIREAIVNAIMHRSYRHNRPTQIIRYNNRIEIINSGYSLKAQEEIGTAGSDTRNQLIASILHETNLAEFKGTGIRTMRRLMTGAGLSMPTFESDRTKDTFTIRLLLHKFFDEGDVAWLSGFGENLTQGQRSALIFAREVGAVDTLTYMQIVGEKRKLADSNLDFLKKMGVLKQKGKTVDSVYYVLNSDFDVITPQVTPQVTPQVTPQDDIQTKCNELVLFCRIPRSKKEMMAFLKLSDRKSFDKLYLKPLLNKRIRYTVPDKPNSRIQKYVAIGES, encoded by the coding sequence ATGAAACTCTACACTGCACAAGAACTCTATAAACTGTTGTCCGAATCCGATGAATGCGTGTGGATTGAGGCTAAGGGCGCAAGCGATTCGGCTCAGTCGTTGATGGAGTCTGTCTGTTCGTTTAGCAACGAACCTGGGCTTGGCGGTGGGTATATTCTTTTAGGAATTGGTGAAGATACCAAGGTGCTCGACAATCGTTTTTGGATTGAGGGTGTTGAAAATCCAGATAAGGCTCAGTTGGATATTTCTACGCGGTGCGCGAGCATGTTCAATTTGTCGGTGCGGCCGCGAATCGATGTGGAAAAGCTTGATGGCAAGAATGTGCTGAAAATTTTCGTGCCGGAACTCCCAAGTCAACAAAAACCTCTGTATTTCAAGAGCGTGGGTTTACCGCAAGGTGCATGGCGACGAATCGGGTCAAGCGACCAACGATGCACAGAAGAAGACTTGTATGCCTTTTATCAAGATAATACGAGTTTCGATTCTTCTGTTGTCAAGAATACAAGTTTTGATGATGTCGATTTGGATGCCGTCAAGTATTACCGCAGATGTCGCAAAGAGGTTAATCCCAAGGCGGAAGAACTCAACTATAGTGACAGGGAACTTTTGGAATCGTTGGAATGCTTGACGCAAGATGGTAACCTTACATTTGCGGGTGCCATGCTTTTTGGAACAAAGCGGGTTATTCGAAGGTTTTACCCGTTGATGCGGACGGACTATATTCGTGTACGTGGAAATGAGTGGGTAGAAAATGTCGATGAACGTTTTTCTGCGATTGAGTTCATGGGGCCGCTCATGCTCCAGATTGACAGGATGATTGATGCGGTCTTGTCGGATTTGCCTCAAAATTTTTCGTTGAAAGAAGGGCAGATACACGCGACGACAAAACCCGACTTGCCGGAACGCGTGATAAGAGAGGCTATAGTAAATGCCATTATGCATCGTTCGTATCGGCATAACCGTCCGACTCAAATTATCCGCTACAACAATCGCATCGAAATAATTAATTCGGGGTATTCCCTGAAGGCGCAAGAAGAAATTGGAACCGCTGGGAGCGATACGCGAAATCAGTTGATTGCCTCGATTCTCCACGAGACAAACCTTGCGGAATTCAAGGGAACGGGGATTCGTACCATGCGTCGCCTGATGACCGGGGCGGGACTTTCGATGCCCACGTTTGAGTCTGACAGAACAAAGGATACTTTCACGATTCGGTTGCTCTTGCACAAGTTCTTTGACGAAGGTGACGTGGCTTGGCTTAGCGGCTTTGGCGAAAATCTTACGCAGGGTCAGCGTTCTGCCTTGATTTTTGCCCGTGAAGTTGGTGCTGTTGATACGTTGACTTATATGCAGATTGTCGGTGAAAAACGGAAATTGGCTGATTCAAACCTTGATTTTCTTAAAAAAATGGGCGTTTTGAAACAAAAGGGCAAAACGGTAGACTCGGTGTATTATGTGCTGAATTCGGATTTTGACGTGATCACCCCCCAAGTCACCCCCCAAGTCACCCCCCAAGTCACCCCCCAAGATGATATACAAACTAAATGCAATGAACTGGTCTTGTTCTGTAGAATCCCTCGGTCTAAAAAGGAGATGATGGCATTCTTGAAGTTGTCTGACCGAAAGAGTTTTGACAAATTGTACCTCAAGCCATTGCTTAACAAAAGAATACGTTATACTGTTCCGGATAAGCCGAATAGCCGGATCCAGAAATATGTGGCGATTGGTGAGAGTTAG
- a CDS encoding AAA domain-containing protein: MNPRELLVLIKGEIKTEEVESLSFDDASRKCKVVFRNGSAYEYSAGNVVCLNNPCQHDFKKQKISVNGIELYNIENIYEFCDAKSNKKYWHIVFKDKAKTYKYDELKVLNETKDSFQSAVLNYLKDVAANNPLLVQDFCENDNKKTDASLLQKQYDKIKGIYEGEDTALALYLKSDVQKDLQSTETRSLVFPFGCNLSQINAAQNAFKYTISLIQGPPGTGKTQTILNILANLLIQGKTALVVSNNNSAIKNVQEKLSQYKLDFLSAMLGKDENKTAFIESQKPRKLELPIEKNRPSLASWQKNILKKVSDAKRLFSEQNELARVKTEFESARVNYEHFKDYLDELKILDYSVKNRNNLNQFDIESVRSQLESNLKNNPSRNKFSFFTRVWLRFVKGLSNWKFLKGDVAAIIASLENFCFIIRLAEYGNRIKSLENSVKANEHAASDLQSFSKSILYENVFRKFNLRKEQTIYTKDDLYRKWSEFLKDYPIVFSTTFASKSALSPNAVFDYVIMDESSQVDIATGALAISCAKNAVIVGDSKQLEKVMTREEKEKYQEIFEKHKVPQMYNCADVSFLDSIGRFIPEAAKTLLKEHYRCHPKIIEFCNQKFYDNQLVVLSNNTEQNPLVIHWTAPTSRENNVNQKQIDAIAQEVMPTLKTTDVGIISPYNKQCSELRKVVPNIDISTIHKFQGREKDSIIFSTVDNVLTEFSGDPQIINVAVSRAKNKFILVASKQEQPKGSILDDLIGYIQYNAGESVESKVYSIFDVLFSQKCCTNFRNMESISKYPSENIAYRMIRDVLKSCPSLDVFFEYPMNHLIRDFSKIADNQALLSYAKHPSTHIDFLITNRISKTPILAIEIDGANFHKQESVQAERDRMKDCILERYGIDYVRFSTKGSNEREQLESKLKAYMVN; encoded by the coding sequence ATGAATCCACGCGAACTTCTCGTATTAATCAAAGGAGAAATAAAGACGGAAGAGGTCGAATCTCTTTCCTTTGATGATGCTAGCCGGAAATGTAAGGTTGTTTTTCGGAATGGTAGTGCTTATGAATATAGTGCCGGTAATGTTGTTTGTCTAAATAACCCTTGCCAGCATGATTTCAAAAAACAGAAGATTTCCGTAAATGGCATTGAACTTTACAATATTGAAAACATCTATGAGTTTTGTGACGCCAAATCGAACAAAAAATATTGGCATATTGTTTTCAAGGATAAGGCTAAAACCTATAAATATGATGAATTGAAGGTCCTGAATGAAACGAAGGATTCTTTTCAAAGTGCCGTCTTGAATTATTTGAAAGATGTTGCTGCAAACAATCCTTTGTTGGTTCAAGATTTTTGTGAAAATGATAATAAGAAAACGGATGCCTCCTTATTGCAAAAGCAATATGATAAAATAAAAGGAATCTACGAAGGCGAAGATACCGCGTTGGCTCTCTATTTGAAGTCCGACGTTCAAAAGGACTTGCAATCTACAGAGACTCGAAGTCTTGTTTTCCCGTTTGGTTGCAACCTCAGCCAAATCAATGCAGCTCAAAATGCGTTCAAATATACAATTAGCCTAATTCAAGGTCCTCCAGGAACCGGTAAAACACAGACGATTTTAAATATCCTGGCCAACTTGCTGATTCAAGGGAAGACCGCGTTAGTCGTATCCAACAATAACAGCGCCATAAAGAACGTTCAAGAGAAATTGTCTCAATACAAATTGGACTTTCTTTCGGCTATGCTTGGTAAAGATGAAAACAAGACAGCTTTTATTGAGTCGCAAAAGCCTAGAAAATTGGAACTTCCCATAGAAAAAAATCGTCCTAGTCTCGCTTCGTGGCAAAAGAACATATTAAAGAAAGTTTCCGACGCAAAACGGCTTTTTAGTGAGCAGAATGAGTTAGCTCGCGTAAAGACGGAATTTGAAAGTGCGAGAGTGAATTATGAGCATTTTAAGGACTATCTAGATGAATTGAAAATTTTAGACTACTCCGTTAAAAATCGGAATAATCTGAATCAATTCGATATAGAATCCGTTAGAAGCCAACTAGAATCAAATCTTAAGAATAACCCGTCAAGAAACAAGTTTTCTTTTTTTACTCGTGTTTGGCTGCGTTTTGTTAAGGGGCTTTCTAATTGGAAATTTCTCAAGGGCGATGTTGCTGCGATTATAGCAAGTCTTGAAAATTTCTGTTTTATAATTCGATTGGCTGAATATGGAAATCGCATTAAGTCTTTGGAAAATTCTGTAAAGGCTAATGAGCATGCCGCGTCTGATTTGCAGAGCTTTTCAAAATCAATTTTGTACGAGAATGTTTTCCGAAAGTTTAATCTGAGAAAAGAACAAACCATATATACAAAAGATGATTTGTATCGTAAATGGAGTGAATTCCTTAAAGATTACCCGATAGTATTCAGCACTACGTTTGCATCAAAGAGTGCGCTTAGTCCCAATGCCGTTTTTGACTATGTGATTATGGATGAATCTTCGCAGGTTGATATTGCTACGGGTGCGTTAGCTATTTCTTGTGCGAAGAATGCCGTGATTGTTGGCGATAGTAAGCAACTTGAAAAGGTGATGACAAGAGAAGAAAAAGAAAAGTATCAAGAAATTTTTGAAAAGCATAAAGTGCCTCAGATGTATAACTGTGCAGATGTGAGTTTCTTAGATTCTATTGGTCGCTTTATTCCCGAAGCAGCTAAAACTTTGTTGAAAGAACATTATCGTTGCCACCCGAAGATTATTGAGTTCTGTAATCAGAAATTCTATGACAATCAGCTGGTTGTTCTTTCTAACAATACAGAACAAAATCCGCTGGTAATTCATTGGACTGCTCCGACTAGTCGAGAAAATAATGTCAACCAGAAACAGATAGATGCAATTGCTCAAGAAGTGATGCCAACACTCAAAACGACCGATGTAGGAATAATTTCTCCTTATAATAAGCAATGCAGTGAATTGAGAAAGGTTGTTCCGAATATTGATATATCGACCATTCATAAGTTTCAAGGCCGTGAAAAGGATTCAATAATCTTTTCGACGGTAGATAATGTTTTGACCGAGTTTTCCGGAGATCCGCAAATAATAAATGTAGCTGTTTCAAGAGCAAAGAACAAGTTTATTTTGGTAGCTTCTAAACAGGAACAGCCAAAGGGTAGTATTCTTGATGACCTAATTGGCTACATTCAATACAATGCAGGAGAGTCTGTAGAAAGCAAGGTTTACTCCATTTTCGATGTTTTGTTTAGTCAAAAGTGCTGCACGAATTTCAGGAATATGGAAAGTATCTCGAAATATCCTTCGGAAAACATTGCGTACAGAATGATTCGTGATGTCTTGAAATCCTGTCCAAGTTTAGATGTATTCTTTGAGTATCCAATGAATCATCTAATTCGAGATTTTTCAAAAATAGCGGATAATCAGGCGTTGCTCAGTTATGCTAAACATCCTTCAACGCATATTGACTTTCTCATTACGAACCGTATTTCAAAAACGCCTATTTTGGCAATTGAAATTGATGGCGCGAATTTCCATAAGCAAGAATCTGTTCAGGCAGAACGCGATCGTATGAAAGATTGTATATTAGAACGATATGGCATTGATTATGTGAGATTTTCTACCAAGGGAAGCAACGAACGCGAACAGCTTGAAAGCAAGTTGAAAGCGTATATGGTAAATTAG
- a CDS encoding ATP-binding protein, translating into MRIEEILAMEESQTFDRKSVNIAPRDFSNHVCAFANADGGIIVVGISDKTRRIEGVDHHKREVNELLRVPMDFCMPTVPFAHEFVECVDYKGHANHVLVFHIEASPFVHENQAHDAYLRIGDKSKILSYDDRMTLSFDKGLRSFEDVLVPESGYDDIDEAYLKEYLNLIGYSKSPREYLLHNKNFAKVKEGVVHLSVAAVLLFGKNPQLFFPRARVRFIRYEGIEEKFGAEMNVVKDVTFEGRILEQVQKAVAYIQTQIKERTYLTKGGIFTTEQEYPEFVRTELVVNAVTHRDYSIRGTEIQIKMFDDHLVVESPGNLPSQVKIETIRNAHFARNSHIAEYLKDYKYVKDFGEGVDRMCREMEAQGLPKPEYRQDAFILKAIVKNSGFGSKNLGIDDENLGIDGKNLGIAQLKSEILDAKLNASVRDKILQLVNEIQINQVFGAGDIVDILKCAPATATNLIKRMKTLNIVEPVVGAGKGKYVFRCAK; encoded by the coding sequence ATGCGTATAGAAGAAATCCTTGCAATGGAAGAATCTCAGACTTTTGACCGCAAGAGCGTTAATATTGCTCCGCGCGATTTTTCGAACCATGTCTGTGCGTTCGCCAATGCGGATGGCGGGATTATCGTTGTAGGGATTTCAGACAAGACTCGTAGAATTGAGGGGGTCGATCATCACAAACGCGAAGTAAATGAGCTGCTGCGAGTCCCGATGGATTTCTGTATGCCGACAGTCCCTTTCGCTCACGAATTTGTTGAGTGCGTTGATTATAAGGGGCACGCGAACCATGTACTGGTATTCCATATCGAAGCAAGTCCGTTCGTTCACGAAAATCAGGCCCATGATGCTTATTTGCGAATTGGCGACAAGTCTAAGATTTTGTCTTACGATGACCGTATGACTCTCAGTTTCGACAAGGGCTTGCGATCGTTTGAAGATGTTCTTGTGCCGGAATCTGGTTATGATGATATTGATGAGGCTTATCTCAAAGAATATTTGAATTTAATCGGCTATTCTAAGTCTCCGCGTGAGTATCTGTTGCATAATAAGAACTTTGCTAAAGTAAAAGAGGGTGTTGTTCATTTGAGTGTTGCCGCAGTACTTCTTTTTGGCAAAAACCCGCAGTTGTTCTTCCCGCGTGCAAGAGTGCGTTTCATCCGTTATGAGGGAATCGAGGAAAAATTCGGTGCGGAAATGAATGTTGTTAAGGACGTAACATTTGAGGGGCGGATTCTTGAACAAGTTCAGAAGGCTGTCGCCTATATCCAGACGCAGATTAAGGAACGGACTTATCTGACTAAGGGAGGAATCTTCACGACGGAGCAGGAGTATCCTGAATTTGTCCGTACTGAACTTGTTGTCAATGCTGTGACCCATAGAGATTATTCCATTCGGGGGACGGAAATCCAGATAAAAATGTTCGATGACCATCTTGTTGTCGAGTCTCCGGGGAACCTTCCGAGCCAAGTGAAGATAGAAACGATCAGAAACGCTCATTTTGCCCGTAATTCGCATATTGCGGAATACCTGAAGGACTACAAGTATGTGAAGGATTTTGGGGAAGGTGTTGATCGCATGTGTCGGGAAATGGAGGCGCAGGGATTGCCGAAACCAGAATATCGGCAGGATGCTTTCATTTTGAAGGCTATCGTTAAAAATTCGGGATTTGGGTCGAAAAACTTAGGGATTGATGACGAAAACTTAGGGATTGATGGTAAAAACTTAGGGATTGCTCAGCTCAAATCTGAGATTTTAGATGCTAAGTTGAATGCCTCGGTAAGGGATAAAATATTGCAACTTGTGAACGAAATCCAAATAAATCAAGTTTTTGGTGCTGGCGATATTGTGGATATCTTAAAGTGTGCTCCGGCTACTGCGACCAATCTTATAAAGCGGATGAAAACGCTAAATATAGTGGAACCTGTTGTGGGCGCAGGCAAGGGAAAATACGTATTTCGTTGTGCTAAGTAG
- a CDS encoding DUF4357 domain-containing protein, whose product MYISISRIVECESPSMAAAFVAGGARNGLTFWKNKDRKELKSLGK is encoded by the coding sequence ATTTATATAAGCATTTCTAGAATTGTCGAATGCGAATCCCCGTCAATGGCGGCTGCGTTCGTTGCCGGTGGCGCCCGAAACGGCCTCACCTTTTGGAAAAATAAGGACAGGAAGGAATTGAAAAGCCTCGGAAAATAA
- a CDS encoding NACHT domain-containing NTPase, with translation MLLENEALNVYQKYGYTLEKKMTNAYAFAFTKGLYNGVDILTDDKECEDAKKLQNEFNQIGYAVEFRNYQSVEDAENQLFKSFFSVPAVISGLKRKYNSFVEKVLKTLPEGAHYSYIKSPYEVCAYNQDSLIEKPVVGDSLVKFICNEMLRSSGPLLIILEAAAGYGKSCTAYEILNEMLNEKTTKLPFFTELSRDRTASIFKHVLHMEIENQFANKVDTKLVINEIENGRVPLIIDGFDELISKDFSFSSSQFESVENMLSTIVDLLKNNAKILITSRKTAIFNSEEFHNFMMDKEIQYKLYNIVLKEPQIDDWLEKDRKNLVMNLNFPLSQAANPVLLSYLRYSSEVELREIQTECSIVDKYFDFLLRREQVRQNLKIEPDEQMEIFKNFVRYMTDFDVRTFEKKFAKEIILEDESGILELSRLRYNPEERPRKDRLADLLTNHAFLDKKRDLNIGMVNDFILGTLVGYDLIEGVYEKYNPKYHQNLSQTMAVLAAEAFKAQPEEKQKKLWNVFSQEEFEYDPQFMFKIDFELNRKFSKKYENATISDFVVKGINVDEGCEFNSVTFTNVDFYDCSFNLKLFHKASFINCNFYKCSILNKSDEKDAVLFFSCGDTSIFENSNDNESVEEATVSLERRILGMYFKTGNTPRHRQISNIRKDLMGEFEPRLISKELHKLEVLEYIRLNGDLSFVTKKGISYFNSMVSGS, from the coding sequence ATGCTGTTGAATTCAGAAATTATCAATCGGTGGAAGATGCAGAAAATCAATTGTTTAAGTCTTTCTTTAGCGTTCCTGCTGTAATTAGTGGACTAAAGAGGAAATATAATTCGTTTGTAGAAAAAGTACTAAAAACGCTCCCTGAAGGAGCTCATTACTCATATATCAAAAGTCCGTATGAAGTTTGTGCATATAATCAAGACTCGCTTATAGAAAAACCAGTTGTAGGCGATTCACTGGTAAAGTTTATATGTAATGAAATGCTTAGGTCTTCAGGTCCATTACTTATAATTCTTGAGGCTGCTGCTGGCTATGGGAAATCTTGTACGGCATACGAGATTTTAAATGAAATGTTGAATGAAAAAACAACAAAACTTCCTTTTTTTACGGAACTATCTCGCGACAGAACTGCGTCAATTTTCAAACATGTGCTGCACATGGAAATAGAGAATCAGTTTGCAAATAAAGTTGACACAAAGTTAGTGATAAATGAAATTGAAAATGGACGAGTGCCTTTAATAATAGATGGATTTGATGAACTGATTTCAAAGGATTTTTCTTTTTCGTCTTCACAGTTTGAAAGTGTAGAAAATATGTTATCTACGATAGTAGATTTGCTAAAGAATAATGCGAAAATACTGATAACATCAAGAAAAACGGCGATATTTAATAGCGAAGAATTTCATAACTTTATGATGGATAAGGAAATTCAGTATAAGTTATACAATATTGTCTTGAAAGAACCTCAGATAGATGATTGGCTAGAGAAAGATAGAAAGAATTTAGTAATGAATTTAAATTTCCCATTAAGTCAGGCTGCTAACCCTGTTTTGCTATCATATTTGAGATATTCTAGTGAAGTGGAACTAAGAGAGATTCAGACGGAATGCTCTATTGTAGATAAGTATTTTGATTTTTTGCTGAGAAGAGAACAAGTTAGGCAGAATCTAAAGATAGAACCTGATGAACAAATGGAAATATTTAAAAATTTTGTACGTTATATGACTGATTTTGATGTCAGAACGTTTGAGAAAAAATTTGCAAAAGAAATTATTTTGGAAGATGAAAGCGGTATTCTAGAGCTGTCGAGATTAAGGTATAATCCAGAGGAAAGACCTAGAAAAGATAGACTTGCAGACTTGCTTACTAACCACGCATTTTTAGATAAAAAAAGAGATTTGAATATAGGAATGGTTAATGATTTTATTTTAGGAACCTTAGTAGGTTATGATTTAATTGAGGGCGTGTATGAAAAATACAATCCAAAATATCATCAAAACCTCTCTCAAACAATGGCCGTTCTTGCGGCGGAGGCTTTTAAGGCTCAGCCAGAAGAAAAACAAAAAAAATTATGGAATGTATTTAGTCAAGAAGAATTTGAATACGATCCCCAATTTATGTTTAAAATTGACTTTGAACTGAATAGAAAGTTTTCAAAAAAATATGAAAACGCCACCATTAGTGATTTTGTTGTAAAAGGGATTAATGTTGATGAGGGATGTGAATTTAATTCGGTCACGTTTACAAATGTTGATTTTTATGATTGTTCATTTAATTTAAAATTATTTCATAAAGCGTCTTTCATAAATTGTAATTTTTACAAATGCTCAATTCTGAATAAATCGGATGAAAAAGATGCCGTATTGTTCTTTAGTTGTGGTGATACTTCTATTTTCGAAAATAGTAATGACAATGAAAGTGTGGAGGAAGCTACGGTGTCGTTAGAACGGAGAATTCTTGGTATGTATTTTAAAACAGGTAATACTCCAAGACATCGTCAAATATCAAATATTAGAAAAGATTTGATGGGTGAATTTGAGCCCCGCCTTATAAGTAAGGAACTGCATAAATTAGAGGTTTTAGAATATATACGTCTTAATGGGGATTTAAGTTTTGTAACTAAAAAAGGAATAAGTTATTTTAATTCAATGGTTAGTGGGTCCTAA